The DNA segment ACCGTTGTAAACCTTAATGGCATAACAGTTTTCGATGGGTACCAAATCACCCACCTTCAAGTGAGCAAGGCCACCTTTTCTGACACCACTGCAAGCAGAAAGCATCACAATGACTTTCATTCTAAGGATAGATGTACTATCCAGCATTGCCTGTATTTGCTCTAGTTTGTAGGCGTTCTTGCCTGCCAGTTTTTGCCGTGGCGGTAGCAAACGCTTGATCTTTTTTTCAGAGTAAGAAACCTCATGAAAAATCAAAAAGCTCTCAATACCTGCCATGTACAACTTTACAGTGTTTCGTGACAGTCCTCGTTTCTTTAGATACACCATGTAATCTTCCAGTATTTCGTTGAGGATTTCCTTTGGATGCTCTATGAGTTCATTAATCATCCCGATCGGATGTTTGGTGGATTGTGACCAGTTTACAAAATACCCCATATTTTCAGTGTAAGTACGCTGTGTGTTTGGGTTAACTGTGCCTATCCATATCTCGAATTCTCTGCATTCGTTCCATTTTTTCAGTTTCATATACTGATAACCATTAGAGGCTTTACTTAAGGCTATCGATTCAGGTTCGGTCGAACTATTTGTGTTTGGATTAGTGTTTTCCATACCCTAACTTTCATTAGCAATATCATTTTTGAGAAATTATGGGATTGTTCGGATCTAAAGATAACATCGAAGATTTAATGTATAATGCAATGTCACTGATGGAAAAGAACCAGCCAAAAGGAGCAATATCACTTTTTAACAAAATTCTAAAACAAGAATCTAAAAACACTTCAGCGTTATTTAACAAAGGTCTTGCATTAAATCAAATAAAAAAATATAGTGACGCTATCACATGTTTTGATATTTTATTAGAAATCAATCCAAAAGATGCCCAAGCTTGGAACAATAGAGGCATAGCAATGGCAGAAAACGGCAACATTCAGGCAGCTGCTGAATGTTATGACAAAGCAATTGAATCAGACCCAAAGAATGCATCATCTTATTTTAACAAAGGTGTTTTACTTGACAAACTGCAGGAGCACGAGGAGGCATTAGAATCATTAGAAAAGGCAATATCAATGGATCCAAGAAAACCAAATGCAATGATCTACAAAGGGATCATACTAGGAAAAATGAAAAGACATGAAGAGGCATTAAATTGTTTTTCAAATGTTTGTAAAAAATACCCAAACAATCAGGACGCATTTTTCCAAAAAGGCGTCCAGCTAGCAGAACTAGGACATCATGAAAAAGCATTAGATGTGTTTGATGAGATTTTAAAGAAATTCAAAGACAATGTAAATGTCATTTATGCAAAATCAAGAAGCAAGGCAGCACTTGGGCAACATCCTGAATCCCTAGAATTGTTAAAACAAGCAGTATCTAAAAACCCCAAAGTGATTCGGTCGTGGGCAAAAGAAGAACCAATATTTGTTAAATTACATTCAAATGATCAATTCAGAAAACTAGTAAAGCTATAGAATTTTCTTTCTAACTGCGTCTATTCTAAGTAATCCGACTTTCTTTTTTGGGCCAATCAATCTTGCCTCAAATATAGGAACGTAGATTTCTGAAATATCATGTAAAATGAATTCTTCATTTAGATTTCTAACATCTGCTTCCATTGGTTTTTTTAAGAGAGTCTGAAGATTGTCAATGGCAGTATCATGAGCTATTTCAGGTTTTTTCACAGTAGAAGAATTTTCTTTTAGTAATTCCTCAGGATAGTTTTCTACAGTCTTTGAATTGATTTTAAATGGAAATTCTATTTCCCTGCCATGATGATCAAAAGTTAATTCATCTTCTTCTTCAACAAAAACATGTTCTTCTAGTT comes from the Candidatus Nitrosopumilus sediminis genome and includes:
- a CDS encoding tyrosine-type recombinase/integrase, with the protein product MENTNPNTNSSTEPESIALSKASNGYQYMKLKKWNECREFEIWIGTVNPNTQRTYTENMGYFVNWSQSTKHPIGMINELIEHPKEILNEILEDYMVYLKKRGLSRNTVKLYMAGIESFLIFHEVSYSEKKIKRLLPPRQKLAGKNAYKLEQIQAMLDSTSILRMKVIVMLSACSGVRKGGLAHLKVGDLVPIENCYAIKVYNGEIEEYITFCTPETRTVIDQYFEWRKDGGEVITPESMLLQMDSTTPRTGPNAGRDQIIAHALFMLLRKAGIKKERVGKNRYNISMAHGFRKFFNTQLNIAHVDHNAIEKMMGHKNGLKGGYNDAEIPNLFEEYKKAIPNLTLLEKNRQKAIIDELKSRSVRDEVMLTKEVIDMKQKMERIERELELHRNAVTF
- a CDS encoding tetratricopeptide repeat protein, which codes for MGLFGSKDNIEDLMYNAMSLMEKNQPKGAISLFNKILKQESKNTSALFNKGLALNQIKKYSDAITCFDILLEINPKDAQAWNNRGIAMAENGNIQAAAECYDKAIESDPKNASSYFNKGVLLDKLQEHEEALESLEKAISMDPRKPNAMIYKGIILGKMKRHEEALNCFSNVCKKYPNNQDAFFQKGVQLAELGHHEKALDVFDEILKKFKDNVNVIYAKSRSKAALGQHPESLELLKQAVSKNPKVIRSWAKEEPIFVKLHSNDQFRKLVKL